In Eublepharis macularius isolate TG4126 chromosome 4, MPM_Emac_v1.0, whole genome shotgun sequence, the following are encoded in one genomic region:
- the LOC129327684 gene encoding olfactory receptor 2T5-like has translation MSYDRYVAICRPLQYPVLMRRQICYIFSMGVWFWSSVQALTCSLYVLPLPYCKSNVIKHNMCDYPALVQLSCSDNSAFEKAIYLGDFLVFLIPVTVILASYIAILLQVLRSRPSERSHKALGTCLSHLCVVGLFYGASMVTYMTPVSSYSAQKSMTNTIFNTVVPAMMNPFIYSLRNRDVSAALRKLFAKCSLHK, from the coding sequence ATGTCATACGACAGGTATGTGGCCATATGCAGGCCTCTGCAGTATCCAGTCCTCATGAGGAGACAAATCTGCTACATCTTTTCTATGGGGGTCTGGTTTTGGTCTTCTGTACAGGCTTTGACGTGTTCCCTTTATGTACTGCCTCTTCCCTACTGCAAGTCCAATGTGATTAAACATAACATGTGTGATTATCCAGCCCTTGTTCAGCTGTCCTGTTCTGACAATTCTGCCTTTGAAAAAGCAATCTACCTTGGGGATTTCCTGGTATTTCTCATCCCAGTCACGGTCATCCTTGCTTCCTACATAGCCATTCTCCTGCAAGTCTTAAGGTCTCGCCCGTCAGAGAGAAGCCACAAGGCCTTGGGCACCTGCTTGTCTCACTTGTGTGTGGTGGGGCTCTTCTATGGGGCATCCATGGTGACGTACATGACACCTGTATCCTCCTACTCAGCACAAAAGTCCATGACTAATACCATATTTAATACTGTTGTGCCTGCCATGATGAACCCTTTCATATACAGTCTGCGAAACCGGGATGTGTCAGCAGCACTGAGAAAACTCTTTGCAAAATGTTCATTGCACAAATGA